A stretch of DNA from Oryza brachyantha chromosome 4, ObraRS2, whole genome shotgun sequence:
AATAAAGGTATGATACTTTGGGGCAAAATATTTCATCATCACCACATAATACACTGCTATTAATGTGAATATTATACAACTACCAACCTaccatataaaaaagaaagaacaagaGTATTTTTGATGCGACTAAGTGGTGACAACAACAACAGCGGCAGTACTTGATACATCTCAAGAGAATTGCACAGGAGCAACAATAAATTCAGCTATACCGTACAACGTTCATCTCTTGCAAATGCCACACAAGGTAAAGCTAGCACAGCACCCAGAATCGCAACACAAAACAAAGCAGTATAATTTCACCTAACGGTTTTCGCACGGACAAGCAATTCGTTCCCTTAAAATCATAACTTCACGCATTGATGCGGAGTTCCATGAGAAGATAACTGCAAACAAAGCATAGAAACATCagtaacaaaataatacaaGCATAACAAATTCAATAGTGGACATATGTTTACAGATATATGGGAGTAGTTTCAATTGCAGGTCAGAATAATTTGATCATTGAGGCTTCCAAATTTCTAAAACGATGAACATCATATCAGTGTTCTTGCAAATCAAATGGCATGGCAGCTGAAATGTATTGAACAAGAGTACTTTTAACATGTCTAATTTGCTAATTGATTTCCTTAATACAAACATGCCACGCATGGGAACTGAAATGTATTAAACAAGAGTACTTTTAGCATGTCTAATTTGCTAATTGATTTCCTTAATTACAAATTGCAAAGCTACCATAGAAACATGGCTTTTTCCCCCCAAATCCACCAAACCAAAAATTACTCAGTAAAGGCTCACCAGCTCGTGCCAATTCAATCGAAGAGATCAATGGGCGTGGCCAtgggaggacgacgagcagcacgcgccgccaccgctcgtcccctcgccggcgtccgcgGGGGggctccggcggccggcgtcggGCTCGTCGTCGCTGCAGTCCTCGTCGAAGGGGATCTCCTTGTGGAAGATGCAGCACTTCTTGGAGCTCTTGCGGCCGAGGGACTCGTTGTCCACCGTCCCCTCCTTCCAGGTCACCTTCTTCTTCGCCCGCCGCTTCAGCCGCAGCACCACCGACTCCGCGGCCGGGGGCGCCGCCGAAGAGGCCGCCGgggcggaggacgacgacgacgacggcacggacGCGTCCACCGTCACGGTCACGGATCcggtcgccggcgcgcgcgtcgCCATGGCCGGATCTTCTTGGATCCCCTTGCGTTTCttgccttctctctctctctctctctctcctcaccttttttttctgttttttttcttttgctttttttattgAGCGGTGGTGTTTAGAAGCAGGAAATCTCGTCAATTTAAGGCTTTAAGCCCAAATTGAACGCTGTTTGTGGgagttttatataatttttggaaACAGTATTTTTTGCGAGTTGACGATACAAGTGGGATTTGAATAATGATCTTATATTCCTTTTGACCATttatgattgaaaaaaaaattggatacTTCTTTAGACTTTTGACTAGAAACTGAATCATAATGAGAATATTTATAAGGATAAGTGCCGTTAAATCGCTAATTTATATAGGGAAGTTTAACTATTTTGATGTTCAATTTTCACCACGCGTAAACTACCATATATGGGTTACTGTGAGGCATTATGTTTTGGTTTTACACTCCCAAGCACTAACTtggaagaaacaaaaactaatataAGAACAAGCCCTggttttatacttttatggTAGACTAGCGTATTCTTTACATTCCTGGCTTGATTATGCAGCAAATTAAGGC
This window harbors:
- the LOC102711254 gene encoding protein phosphatase 1 regulatory subunit INH3, coding for MATRAPATGSVTVTVDASVPSSSSSSAPAASSAAPPAAESVVLRLKRRAKKKVTWKEGTVDNESLGRKSSKKCCIFHKEIPFDEDCSDDEPDAGRRSPPADAGEGTSGGGACCSSSSHGHAH